The following proteins are co-located in the Flammeovirga kamogawensis genome:
- a CDS encoding PIG-L family deacetylase, whose product MKFLRLAPLFIFITSILSFGQTPKNGPSDVAQIIQDINHLNTLGSVMYFAAHPDDENQRVIGYFARYKGYETAYTALTRGDGGQNLIGKEIREGLGILRSQELIEARKVDGGNQFFSRANDFGYSKNPEETLSVWNKDQVLADAVWNIRKFRPDIIITRFSPDRGGRTHGHHTTSAIIAVEAFKAAADPKMFPEQLDYVSLWQPKRVMWNTNTWFFRGKGESFDPTKYVSVECGEFIPVLGKSVGEIAMAARSKHKCQGFGAELQRGSNSEYFKLLDGDAMSDSPMEGVDTSWKRVENAEKVAELIKKLQKEFNPTQPSLSINALIDIKKELSTLNQKDYWVIKKSKTVDNLIILCSGMWIEALSPTETIAVGDSLKVEVSSINRTKTNIVLKEIKFGQLSVLKVDTALSYNRALKISSTLNIPTDYNISQPYWLVEKPTKGMYVVNNQQLIGKPENDFPIPVTIEYTINNTPISITTNIWHKKINPAKGERYIPLAITPPVTILLDQSVWIFGDNKPKTVNVDVLAHTNNFEGDIEVCIPKGWKIEPSNKKVTLKNVGDKTQLKFTLYPSKKDSEGLITAMIKSNTGTTYMDGLIEIDYDHIYKQRYFKEATSKVIKLKMEKGLVKNIGYIMGAGDAIPESLEAAGYNVEILDQENIKLDNIEKYDAIIVGIRAYNVLEKMRYIQPILLEYTYNGGTVIVQYNTSFRVKVEQIGPYPLKLSRDRITVEESPVEILAKNHKLVTFPNKITSDDFDGWVQERGLYYPNEWSEDYTPILRMQDPNENPVDGALIVADYGKGAFIYSGISWFRELPYGVSGAYRLFANLLDYKPSTNNN is encoded by the coding sequence ATGAAATTTCTTAGATTAGCACCCCTATTTATATTCATTACATCCATTCTTAGTTTTGGGCAAACTCCTAAAAATGGGCCTTCAGATGTAGCTCAAATTATTCAAGATATAAATCACCTTAATACACTTGGAAGTGTGATGTATTTTGCCGCTCATCCTGATGATGAAAACCAAAGAGTGATAGGTTATTTTGCAAGATATAAAGGATATGAAACTGCTTATACTGCCTTAACTCGTGGTGATGGTGGGCAAAATTTAATCGGTAAAGAAATTAGAGAAGGTTTAGGCATTTTAAGGTCTCAAGAACTTATTGAAGCAAGAAAAGTTGATGGTGGTAATCAGTTTTTTAGCAGAGCTAATGATTTTGGATATTCTAAAAATCCAGAAGAAACATTATCTGTATGGAATAAAGACCAAGTATTAGCTGACGCTGTTTGGAATATCAGAAAGTTTAGACCTGATATTATTATTACTCGTTTTTCTCCTGACCGGGGTGGAAGAACACATGGACATCATACTACTTCTGCTATAATTGCTGTTGAAGCTTTTAAAGCTGCAGCCGACCCAAAGATGTTTCCTGAACAATTAGACTATGTATCTCTCTGGCAACCAAAAAGAGTAATGTGGAATACAAACACATGGTTCTTTAGAGGTAAAGGAGAATCTTTTGATCCTACAAAATATGTTAGCGTTGAATGTGGAGAATTTATTCCTGTTTTAGGAAAATCTGTAGGAGAAATAGCCATGGCTGCTAGATCTAAGCATAAATGCCAAGGGTTTGGAGCTGAATTACAAAGAGGTTCAAATTCTGAATACTTTAAATTACTCGATGGTGATGCAATGAGTGACTCACCAATGGAAGGTGTAGATACATCATGGAAAAGAGTAGAAAACGCAGAAAAAGTTGCGGAATTAATCAAGAAATTACAAAAAGAATTTAACCCTACTCAACCAAGTCTAAGTATCAATGCATTAATTGATATTAAAAAAGAACTTTCAACACTAAATCAAAAAGATTACTGGGTTATCAAGAAGTCCAAAACTGTTGATAACTTAATTATACTTTGTTCTGGTATGTGGATTGAAGCTTTATCTCCTACTGAGACTATTGCAGTTGGAGACTCATTAAAAGTAGAAGTATCGTCTATTAATAGAACAAAAACGAATATAGTTTTAAAGGAAATTAAATTTGGTCAATTATCAGTATTGAAAGTTGATACTGCACTTTCTTATAACAGAGCTCTAAAAATTTCATCAACATTAAATATTCCTACTGATTATAATATATCTCAACCATATTGGTTAGTAGAAAAACCAACTAAAGGAATGTATGTTGTAAACAACCAACAGTTGATTGGAAAACCTGAAAATGACTTTCCTATTCCTGTAACAATAGAGTATACAATTAACAATACTCCTATTTCAATTACTACTAATATATGGCATAAAAAAATTAATCCTGCTAAAGGTGAAAGGTATATCCCTCTTGCAATCACACCTCCTGTGACGATTTTGCTGGATCAATCAGTTTGGATTTTTGGTGACAACAAACCTAAAACAGTTAATGTAGACGTTCTAGCACATACAAATAATTTTGAAGGTGATATTGAAGTTTGCATTCCTAAAGGTTGGAAAATTGAACCTTCCAACAAAAAAGTAACTTTAAAAAATGTTGGAGACAAAACACAACTAAAATTCACTTTATACCCTTCTAAGAAAGATTCTGAAGGCCTAATCACTGCAATGATTAAGTCAAACACTGGCACAACATATATGGATGGATTAATTGAAATAGATTACGATCATATCTACAAACAACGCTATTTTAAAGAAGCTACATCAAAAGTGATAAAACTAAAGATGGAAAAAGGCTTAGTAAAGAATATCGGTTATATAATGGGTGCAGGAGATGCAATTCCTGAATCATTAGAAGCTGCTGGTTACAATGTTGAAATTCTTGATCAAGAAAACATTAAGCTTGATAACATTGAAAAATATGATGCTATTATTGTAGGTATTAGAGCTTATAATGTGCTTGAAAAAATGAGATACATACAACCAATACTTTTAGAATACACTTATAATGGCGGTACTGTTATAGTTCAATACAACACTTCTTTTAGAGTTAAAGTTGAACAGATTGGACCATATCCATTAAAGTTATCAAGAGATAGAATTACGGTTGAAGAAAGTCCTGTTGAAATACTTGCTAAAAACCACAAATTAGTTACTTTTCCAAACAAGATTACATCAGATGATTTTGATGGCTGGGTACAGGAAAGAGGTTTATATTACCCTAATGAATGGAGTGAAGATTACACACCAATTCTAAGAATGCAAGATCCTAATGAAAATCCAGTAGACGGTGCACTTATTGTTGCCGATTATGGTAAAGGTGCTTTTATTTATTCAGGAATTTCTTGGTTTAGAGAGTTGCCATATGGAGTTTCTGGAGCATATAGACTTTTTGCTAACTTATTAGATTACAAACCTTCTACTAATAACAACTAA
- a CDS encoding sodium:solute symporter, which produces MSILDWIVLSSTLAFIVIYGIWKTRQQQDIKSYLLGNREAKWFTVALSIMATQASAITFLSAPGQAFVDGMRFVQFYFGLPLAMVVLSITVVPIYHKMNVFTAYEYLEKRFDLPTRTFTAILFLTQRGLAAGFTIFAPSLILSSLLGWDINLTNIGIGVIVTAYTVIGGTKAVNQTQKLQMAVIFIGMLLAGILVVQMMPNEISFNNALHIAGASGKLNAIDFKFDPTSKYNVWSGLIGGFFLAMSYFGTDQSQVQRYLSGSSVAQSRLALLFNGMIKIPMQFLILFIGAMVYVFYFFNPAPVLFNTVALDQVKNKVENYSSLEANYQDKLKERSTIAFEYATALDGNNEEQIATTKSSLINATTEVEKAKEIIIDQVNLKAPEIDTNDTNYIFLGFVINYLPQGLIGLLIAVILSASMSSTSSEINALASTSIVDIYKRIIKKDGSDKHYLYASKLVSIGWGLYAILFASFANKLGSLIEAVNILGSLVYGVILGIFMIAFYLKSINARPTFYAAIISEGIIIYLFSFTEVPFLWYNVIGCLSVILFGLLFSKILPKQTEV; this is translated from the coding sequence ATGAGTATTCTCGACTGGATAGTTTTATCAAGTACTTTAGCATTTATTGTTATCTATGGTATTTGGAAAACACGTCAACAACAAGATATTAAAAGCTATTTATTAGGTAACAGAGAAGCTAAATGGTTTACAGTTGCTTTGTCAATAATGGCTACACAAGCAAGTGCTATTACATTCCTTTCTGCACCAGGACAGGCTTTTGTAGATGGGATGAGGTTTGTTCAATTTTACTTTGGACTTCCATTAGCAATGGTAGTTCTATCAATAACTGTTGTTCCTATATATCATAAGATGAATGTTTTTACAGCTTATGAATATTTAGAAAAGAGATTTGATTTACCAACAAGAACTTTTACTGCAATACTTTTTTTAACTCAAAGAGGGCTTGCAGCAGGTTTTACAATATTTGCTCCTTCACTTATCTTATCTTCTTTATTAGGATGGGATATTAACCTTACAAATATTGGAATTGGAGTAATTGTTACTGCTTATACTGTAATTGGAGGTACAAAAGCTGTAAATCAGACCCAAAAATTACAGATGGCTGTTATTTTTATTGGGATGTTATTGGCGGGTATTCTAGTAGTTCAAATGATGCCTAATGAGATATCATTTAACAATGCATTACATATTGCAGGTGCTTCTGGTAAACTAAATGCTATTGATTTTAAATTTGACCCAACAAGTAAATACAATGTTTGGTCAGGATTAATTGGAGGATTTTTTCTTGCTATGTCTTATTTCGGTACAGACCAATCTCAAGTTCAAAGGTATCTATCGGGTAGTTCTGTTGCTCAAAGTAGATTAGCACTTTTATTTAATGGGATGATAAAAATACCGATGCAATTCCTGATACTGTTTATTGGTGCAATGGTATATGTTTTCTACTTTTTCAACCCCGCTCCTGTTTTATTCAATACAGTTGCTCTAGATCAAGTAAAAAATAAAGTTGAAAATTATTCTTCGCTTGAAGCGAATTATCAAGATAAATTAAAAGAACGATCAACGATTGCATTTGAATATGCAACTGCCTTAGATGGTAATAATGAAGAGCAAATTGCAACTACAAAATCATCTTTAATTAATGCAACAACAGAAGTTGAAAAGGCAAAAGAGATTATTATTGATCAAGTAAATTTAAAAGCACCTGAAATTGATACTAATGACACCAATTATATCTTTCTAGGGTTTGTAATCAATTACTTACCACAAGGATTGATTGGCCTTTTAATAGCAGTTATTCTTTCTGCAAGTATGTCTTCCACATCTTCAGAAATAAATGCCCTCGCTTCTACTAGTATTGTTGATATTTACAAAAGAATTATTAAAAAAGACGGTTCTGATAAACATTATTTATATGCTTCTAAATTAGTAAGTATTGGCTGGGGACTTTATGCAATTCTTTTTGCATCCTTTGCAAATAAGTTGGGGTCTTTAATTGAAGCAGTTAATATTTTAGGTTCTCTAGTTTATGGAGTAATTCTAGGAATATTTATGATTGCATTTTATTTAAAAAGTATAAATGCAAGACCAACATTCTATGCAGCAATAATTTCTGAAGGAATTATTATTTATCTTTTTTCATTTACAGAAGTCCCATTTTTATGGTATAATGTAATTGGTTGTTTATCAGTAATTTTATTTGGCTTATTATTCTCTAAAATACTTCCAAAACAAACAGAAGTATAA
- a CDS encoding DUF2911 domain-containing protein: MFKKSILTILSVAFIALQAIQAQELPAPSPAASVSQKVGVTKVSIDYSSPAVKGRKVFGELEKYGTAWRAGANGPTAITFSSNVTIGGTELEKGTYNIFVTPQEKGDWTFHFNGKGKSIFAYNKDGKQDMDAIKADDAASVNVKREEAPKRERLTYLIESISDEEGKVSLWWDNTLVSFTFTAPTASLSEANINAAIKKAEGAWRTYQNAANFYAATDADKALSLIDQSIAARPDYFWNQWTKAKILAGQEKYDEALTAAVAAKKSGDTNPDGTYNYFKSRVQADIEAWLPNASKKWKKANKSI, from the coding sequence ATGTTCAAAAAATCTATACTAACAATCCTTTCAGTAGCTTTTATTGCACTTCAGGCAATTCAAGCACAAGAACTTCCAGCGCCGAGTCCGGCTGCAAGTGTTTCACAAAAAGTAGGTGTAACTAAAGTTTCTATCGATTATTCTTCTCCTGCCGTAAAAGGACGTAAAGTTTTTGGTGAGCTAGAAAAATATGGTACTGCATGGAGAGCTGGTGCAAACGGTCCTACAGCAATCACATTTAGTTCTAATGTAACTATTGGTGGTACTGAACTTGAAAAAGGTACTTATAACATTTTTGTTACTCCTCAAGAAAAAGGCGATTGGACTTTCCATTTTAACGGTAAAGGAAAAAGTATCTTTGCTTATAACAAAGATGGTAAACAAGATATGGATGCAATTAAAGCTGATGATGCGGCATCTGTTAACGTAAAAAGAGAAGAAGCTCCAAAAAGAGAACGTCTTACTTATTTAATCGAAAGCATTTCGGATGAAGAAGGTAAAGTTTCTTTATGGTGGGACAACACTTTAGTTTCTTTCACTTTTACTGCTCCTACTGCTTCTTTATCAGAAGCTAATATTAATGCAGCAATCAAAAAAGCTGAAGGTGCATGGAGAACATATCAAAATGCAGCTAATTTTTATGCTGCAACTGATGCTGACAAAGCTCTAAGTTTAATTGACCAATCTATTGCTGCCCGTCCTGATTACTTCTGGAACCAATGGACTAAAGCTAAAATTTTAGCAGGTCAAGAAAAATATGATGAAGCTTTAACTGCTGCAGTTGCTGCTAAGAAATCTGGAGATACTAACCCTGACGGTACGTACAACTACTTTAAAAGTAGAGTTCAGGCTGACATCGAAGCATGGTTACCTAATGCTTCTAAAAAATGGAAGAAAGCAAATAAAAGTATCTAA
- a CDS encoding homogentisate 1,2-dioxygenase, whose protein sequence is MTYYYRLGKIPPKRHTQFRKEDGSLYHEELVSSLGFSGIYSNIYHKIPPTKVKAIGERIPYGYTLDKEHGLKMAHLKTSEVYVTGQSFMDARVPLMANNQTIISICYPENLQSDSYFKNADGDELIYCYEGMGEMLSQFGLLPFKKGDYIVIPRTTIYKLKSLEKCKFLIVESKAPIETVGRYRNELGQLLEHSPYCERDLHPPTHLPKSNKHEEYKIFIKKDDYLNTYVYEHDPLDVIGWDGFLYPYTFSIYDFEPITGRIHQPPPVHQTFQARGAFVVCSFVPRLFDYHPKSIPAPYNHSNIDSDEVLFYTEGEFMSRKGIKQGAFTLHPGGIPHGPHPGTVEKSIGKKGTEEYAVMIDTFSSLYITEKAKEYLDKEYPYSWNDE, encoded by the coding sequence ATGACTTACTATTATCGACTAGGGAAAATTCCGCCTAAACGACATACTCAGTTTAGAAAGGAAGACGGTTCTTTGTATCATGAAGAATTAGTCAGTTCTTTAGGTTTTTCTGGTATCTATTCAAATATATATCACAAAATACCGCCAACTAAAGTAAAAGCAATAGGAGAGCGTATCCCTTATGGGTATACTTTAGATAAGGAACATGGCTTAAAGATGGCTCACTTAAAAACATCAGAAGTCTATGTTACTGGTCAATCTTTTATGGATGCTAGAGTACCTTTGATGGCAAATAATCAGACAATAATTTCAATTTGTTATCCAGAAAATCTTCAATCAGATTCATATTTTAAGAATGCAGATGGTGATGAATTAATCTATTGTTATGAAGGTATGGGAGAGATGTTATCTCAATTTGGTCTATTACCGTTTAAGAAAGGGGATTACATTGTTATTCCAAGAACTACAATTTATAAGTTAAAGAGCTTAGAGAAATGTAAATTTCTAATTGTTGAATCAAAAGCACCAATAGAGACAGTAGGAAGATATAGAAATGAGCTAGGTCAATTATTAGAACATTCTCCGTATTGTGAAAGAGACTTACATCCACCTACACATTTACCAAAGTCCAATAAGCATGAGGAGTACAAAATCTTTATTAAGAAAGATGATTATCTTAATACCTATGTATATGAACATGATCCACTCGATGTTATAGGGTGGGATGGTTTCTTATATCCATATACATTTTCAATATATGATTTTGAACCAATAACAGGACGAATACATCAACCACCTCCAGTGCATCAAACATTTCAGGCAAGAGGTGCGTTTGTTGTTTGTTCTTTTGTACCGAGGTTATTTGATTATCACCCTAAGAGTATTCCAGCACCATATAATCATTCAAATATAGATTCTGATGAAGTTTTATTTTATACTGAAGGAGAATTTATGAGTAGGAAAGGAATTAAACAAGGAGCATTCACATTACATCCAGGAGGAATTCCACATGGTCCACATCCTGGTACTGTAGAAAAAAGTATCGGTAAGAAAGGGACCGAGGAATATGCAGTGATGATAGATACTTTTTCTTCTCTATATATAACTGAAAAAGCAAAAGAGTATCTTGATAAGGAGTATCCATATAGTTGGAATGATGAATAA
- a CDS encoding APC family permease: protein MASSLDKSNQKGFGTAPVFFTSISTILGAILFLRFGYAVSNLGLLSAFSMVLVGHLVTIPTAMAISEIATNQKVQGGGVYYIISRSFGITIGGSIGISLYLSQAISTAFYIIAFAEAFRPLFPLLEPYGLHDINLRFITIPCTIGLIALVIYKGADLGIRTLYIVVGILFLSLISFFVGTTEFSENLVKIDWSGHIEGGDNFFKVLAICFPAFTGIAAGVGLSGDLKSPERSIPIGTMLAGIFGMVVYMLVAYKLSISASLEDLASDPLIMTDISVWGPMIPIGLAAAALSSAIGSILVAPRTLQAIAEDEVLPNSSLNQWLGFVKKDSGEPLHASLITSVVTIIFVLIGDIDIVAQIITMFFMVTYGAICLISFLEHFASDPAYRPVFKSKPIISLVGALMCLYLMFKISVTYTFIALVFMALLYQMVRHFTPNKEGLKAIFQGVIFQLSRQFQIFLQKTEKDDVEDHWRPAVVCVSRNTFKRFSAFNLVKWIAHKYGFATYIHLIDGYLSKETNKNAQKDLERLIKISEASDSKVYLDTMISPSMTSVIAQVIQLPSVAGKENNMLMFEFSKNNSDDGLKQLIDNFKLMSVTGNDICVLGSDERNFGYKTEIHIWLTPKDLENANLMILLAFIIIGHPEWNKAKITLLACFPDAELESRREQILNLIKTGRLPISKNNVRLISRADNVDMKTVINSTSQDADLTIIGLRLEAAKKINEQVFYGYDDIGDVLFIHTAKRKDIS, encoded by the coding sequence ATGGCGTCTTCTTTAGATAAGTCAAATCAAAAAGGATTTGGAACTGCTCCCGTTTTTTTTACATCAATTAGTACTATTCTTGGTGCAATCTTATTTTTAAGATTTGGCTATGCGGTATCTAATCTCGGTTTGTTATCAGCCTTCTCTATGGTTTTAGTTGGGCATTTGGTAACAATACCTACAGCAATGGCAATTTCTGAAATTGCAACAAACCAAAAAGTTCAAGGTGGAGGTGTTTATTATATTATTTCTCGTTCTTTCGGTATAACGATAGGAGGTTCAATTGGTATTTCATTATACTTATCTCAAGCTATTAGTACAGCATTTTATATTATAGCATTTGCAGAAGCATTTAGACCTTTATTCCCATTGTTAGAGCCGTATGGGTTACACGATATTAATCTAAGATTTATAACAATTCCTTGTACAATAGGTCTTATAGCATTGGTAATTTATAAAGGGGCCGATTTAGGTATCAGAACATTATACATTGTTGTTGGTATACTGTTTTTATCTTTGATTTCCTTTTTTGTTGGCACAACAGAATTTTCAGAAAATTTAGTTAAAATTGATTGGAGTGGTCATATAGAAGGGGGAGATAACTTTTTTAAAGTATTAGCAATTTGTTTCCCTGCCTTTACAGGTATTGCAGCTGGCGTAGGCTTGTCAGGTGATTTAAAATCTCCAGAACGATCAATTCCAATAGGTACCATGTTAGCAGGGATTTTTGGAATGGTAGTATATATGCTTGTTGCTTATAAATTATCTATCTCAGCATCGTTAGAAGATCTTGCAAGTGACCCTTTAATAATGACTGACATATCTGTGTGGGGTCCAATGATTCCTATTGGTTTAGCCGCTGCAGCATTATCATCAGCTATTGGGTCAATATTAGTTGCACCAAGAACATTACAAGCAATAGCAGAGGATGAAGTGCTTCCTAATTCGTCATTAAATCAATGGCTTGGTTTTGTAAAGAAAGATTCAGGAGAGCCTTTACACGCATCATTAATTACATCTGTAGTTACAATAATTTTTGTACTTATTGGTGATATTGATATTGTGGCACAAATTATAACAATGTTCTTTATGGTAACTTATGGTGCAATTTGTTTGATATCATTTTTAGAGCATTTTGCTTCAGACCCTGCATATAGACCAGTATTCAAGTCAAAACCAATCATCTCTTTAGTAGGAGCATTAATGTGTTTGTATTTGATGTTTAAAATATCAGTTACATATACTTTTATAGCCTTGGTATTTATGGCACTTCTTTACCAAATGGTGAGGCATTTTACACCAAACAAAGAGGGGTTAAAAGCAATTTTTCAAGGTGTAATATTTCAATTAAGTAGACAGTTCCAAATTTTCTTGCAAAAAACAGAAAAAGATGATGTCGAAGATCATTGGAGACCTGCAGTGGTTTGTGTGAGTAGAAATACTTTTAAACGTTTCTCTGCATTTAATTTAGTTAAATGGATTGCTCATAAATATGGCTTCGCAACGTATATTCATTTAATTGATGGTTACTTATCAAAAGAAACAAACAAAAATGCTCAAAAAGATTTAGAACGATTAATTAAGATTTCTGAAGCAAGTGATTCAAAAGTATATTTGGACACAATGATTAGTCCTTCAATGACATCTGTAATTGCACAAGTAATTCAGTTACCAAGTGTTGCTGGTAAAGAAAATAATATGCTAATGTTTGAGTTCTCAAAAAACAATTCAGACGATGGCTTGAAACAACTAATTGATAATTTTAAATTGATGTCTGTAACAGGTAATGATATCTGTGTACTAGGCTCCGATGAAAGAAATTTTGGCTATAAAACTGAAATTCATATATGGTTAACACCAAAAGATTTAGAAAATGCCAATTTAATGATTCTTCTAGCTTTTATTATTATTGGCCATCCTGAATGGAACAAGGCTAAAATTACATTGTTAGCTTGTTTTCCAGATGCTGAATTAGAAAGTAGAAGAGAACAAATTTTGAACTTGATTAAAACAGGGCGATTACCAATTTCTAAAAATAACGTAAGGTTAATTTCTAGAGCAGATAATGTGGATATGAAAACTGTGATTAATAGTACATCACAAGATGCTGATTTGACTATTATCGGTTTAAGATTGGAAGCTGCTAAGAAAATAAACGAACAAGTATTTTACGGATATGATGATATTGGAGATGTATTATTTATACATACTGCAAAAAGAAAAGATATTTCGTAA
- a CDS encoding AbgT family transporter codes for MNSSSSQQKKSMIDRFLGFVEKIGNALPHPATLFAGFAFGVVILSWVFSQTGLSVQHPGTGEMITVVNLISQDGIYLMLTKLVKNFTNFAPLGVVLVAMLGIGIAEGSGLIGTLIRILVLKSPKSIITFVVVFAGVLSNTASEVGYVLLVPLSAIIFLAFGKHPLAGLAAAFAGVSGGYSANLLLGTIDPLLQGISQEAAQIIDPSYSINAACNYYFMFVSTFFIGIAGTIVTEKIVIPRLGEYKGDEVAEDIHPLTKDEKRGLLYAGIAALILTTFILVGIIPENGFLRYSEDPSNIFKSALMKGIVSWIFIIAAVCGIAYGKGSGTFKNDADIMKGMGKSMETMSSYIVLVFFAAQFVAYFKWTNLGLICAVKGAQFLETIGLDKMPLLICFIFLAALINLVMGSASAKWTLMAPVFIPMFMLVGISPELTQVAYRIGDSVTNIISPMMSYFALIVAFIQRYDKNAGIGTVIATMLPYSIAFLIVWVVLMAIWLMLGLPIGPNSPLHYIPN; via the coding sequence ATGAATAGCTCAAGTAGCCAACAAAAAAAAAGCATGATAGATCGTTTTCTCGGATTTGTTGAGAAAATTGGTAATGCACTTCCTCACCCTGCCACTTTATTTGCAGGTTTTGCCTTTGGAGTTGTAATTCTATCATGGGTATTCTCTCAGACAGGCTTATCAGTTCAGCACCCTGGTACTGGAGAAATGATTACTGTTGTTAATTTAATTTCTCAAGATGGTATTTATTTAATGCTAACTAAGCTTGTGAAAAACTTTACAAATTTTGCTCCTCTTGGCGTTGTTTTAGTGGCAATGCTTGGTATTGGGATTGCAGAAGGAAGTGGACTAATAGGAACATTAATTAGAATACTTGTATTAAAATCACCTAAATCAATAATTACTTTTGTTGTAGTATTTGCTGGCGTATTATCAAATACGGCAAGTGAAGTTGGTTATGTGCTTTTAGTACCTTTATCAGCAATAATATTTTTAGCATTTGGCAAACACCCCCTAGCAGGTTTAGCTGCTGCTTTTGCTGGAGTTTCTGGTGGTTATTCTGCCAATTTACTTCTAGGTACTATTGATCCTTTATTACAAGGAATTTCACAAGAAGCAGCTCAAATTATAGATCCATCGTATTCAATAAATGCAGCATGTAATTATTATTTCATGTTTGTTTCTACATTTTTTATTGGAATAGCAGGTACAATTGTTACCGAAAAAATTGTAATTCCAAGACTAGGTGAATATAAAGGTGATGAAGTTGCTGAAGATATTCATCCACTTACTAAAGATGAAAAAAGAGGTTTATTATATGCAGGGATTGCAGCACTTATTTTAACTACTTTTATTCTTGTTGGTATTATTCCAGAAAATGGCTTTTTGAGATATAGTGAAGACCCTTCAAATATTTTCAAATCTGCTTTAATGAAAGGAATAGTTTCTTGGATATTTATAATTGCAGCAGTTTGTGGTATTGCCTATGGAAAAGGATCAGGAACATTCAAAAACGATGCTGATATAATGAAAGGCATGGGTAAATCTATGGAAACAATGAGTAGTTACATAGTTCTTGTCTTTTTTGCTGCTCAATTTGTGGCATATTTCAAATGGACAAACCTAGGTTTAATTTGTGCTGTAAAAGGTGCTCAGTTTTTAGAAACTATAGGTCTTGATAAAATGCCATTATTAATTTGTTTTATTTTCTTAGCGGCATTAATCAATCTTGTAATGGGTAGTGCATCTGCAAAATGGACTTTAATGGCTCCTGTTTTTATTCCAATGTTTATGCTAGTTGGAATTTCTCCTGAATTAACACAGGTTGCATATCGTATTGGAGATAGTGTAACAAATATCATCTCTCCTATGATGTCTTATTTTGCATTAATCGTAGCCTTTATACAGAGATATGATAAAAATGCTGGTATCGGGACAGTGATTGCGACAATGCTTCCATATTCTATAGCATTCTTAATTGTTTGGGTAGTATTAATGGCTATTTGGTTAATGTTAGGGCTACCTATTGGACCTAATTCTCCATTACATTATATCCCAAATTAA